One Edaphobacter flagellatus genomic region harbors:
- a CDS encoding carboxypeptidase-like regulatory domain-containing protein: MKIAILGLFIATIPGWAATPAAVSGVVRDSQGVVQMGALVQVLNANSSLVGTAFTDLHGHYLIANLIPGKYEVRASAALFVPTLKGNLQLRPGARAVVNLTMNAIFDAASWLPAERRKADEPADDWKWTMRSSANRPILRVFDENGDMVMVSSSAAEHTRMPDKARASVTSGDGGFGAGGIHNVFQMDRSLPDGSDVRLRADVGAATGPYLRAPSTSMSAGYQRKLGFAGAGRMVMSYQSHPEMMSAGGAVGYDAVEMASAQKTELGDAVDLELGGTVYVVHGAGYAMSSRPFLRITAHPTSNWNVGYRMATSRDLQSFEGLDSVELELPVGVMTEGRMQMERGLHQEFVINRKAGRGIVQAAFYKDNLGKVMLSGSGQMSAADLAAAQGPKAVGLLADTTTDTFRVLGSGLSSQGINLLMTEPITPGLWVAVEYSTGSAMAAPEGKRPMNLQQVSTELKPKAAQSVTVAVKGRVIHSGTQVRASYRWQPEALVTPVNPFAAFSDQAYLSFFIRQPIRCGSLLPAGLEATVDMTNLLEQGYRPVLSKDGRTLFLAQTPRTLQAGLAFNF; this comes from the coding sequence GTGAAGATCGCGATCTTGGGGCTATTCATAGCCACCATTCCCGGCTGGGCAGCAACGCCCGCAGCCGTCTCGGGAGTGGTGCGCGATTCGCAGGGCGTCGTGCAGATGGGGGCGCTGGTACAGGTGTTGAACGCGAATTCGTCCCTGGTAGGGACTGCGTTTACGGACCTGCATGGTCATTACCTGATCGCGAACCTGATTCCCGGAAAATATGAGGTCCGTGCCTCCGCGGCGTTGTTTGTGCCCACGTTGAAGGGGAACCTGCAGCTGCGTCCAGGCGCACGCGCGGTGGTGAATCTGACCATGAACGCGATCTTCGATGCGGCATCATGGCTCCCGGCAGAGCGGCGCAAGGCGGACGAGCCAGCTGACGACTGGAAATGGACGATGCGCTCATCGGCGAATCGGCCCATCCTGCGGGTCTTCGATGAAAACGGCGACATGGTGATGGTGTCGTCGAGCGCTGCGGAGCACACGCGTATGCCGGATAAAGCGCGGGCATCTGTGACTTCGGGCGACGGTGGCTTCGGGGCAGGAGGCATTCATAACGTCTTCCAGATGGACCGATCGCTGCCCGACGGTTCGGATGTGCGCCTGCGTGCCGATGTAGGCGCGGCCACGGGGCCGTATCTGCGGGCACCTTCGACGTCGATGTCGGCGGGCTATCAGCGCAAGCTCGGATTTGCCGGTGCCGGTCGCATGGTAATGAGCTATCAATCGCATCCGGAGATGATGAGCGCCGGTGGCGCGGTTGGCTACGATGCGGTGGAGATGGCTTCGGCGCAGAAGACGGAGCTGGGCGACGCGGTCGACCTGGAGCTTGGCGGCACGGTATACGTTGTCCACGGAGCGGGCTATGCGATGTCGTCACGGCCGTTCCTGCGGATTACGGCGCACCCGACGTCAAATTGGAACGTTGGCTATCGCATGGCGACCTCGCGTGACCTGCAATCGTTCGAGGGCCTGGACTCGGTGGAGCTGGAGCTTCCGGTTGGTGTGATGACCGAGGGACGCATGCAGATGGAGCGCGGACTGCATCAGGAGTTCGTGATCAACCGGAAGGCCGGGCGCGGCATCGTGCAGGCAGCCTTCTATAAGGACAACCTGGGTAAGGTGATGTTGTCGGGAAGTGGACAGATGTCTGCTGCTGATCTTGCCGCAGCGCAGGGGCCGAAGGCCGTTGGTCTGCTTGCGGACACGACGACGGACACCTTCCGCGTGCTGGGATCGGGGCTGTCGTCGCAGGGAATCAATCTGCTGATGACGGAGCCGATCACGCCGGGACTGTGGGTTGCGGTGGAGTACAGTACAGGTTCGGCCATGGCAGCTCCTGAGGGCAAACGGCCCATGAATCTGCAGCAGGTGAGCACAGAGCTGAAGCCGAAGGCGGCGCAATCGGTGACGGTTGCGGTGAAGGGAAGAGTGATCCATAGCGGCACTCAGGTACGGGCGTCCTATCGCTGGCAGCCGGAAGCACTGGTGACACCGGTAAATCCGTTTGCCGCGTTCAGCGATCAGGCTTATTTGAGCTTCTTTATCCGGCAGCCGATTCGTTGCGGATCGCTGTTACCTGCTGGCCTGGAGGCGACCGTAGATATGACAAACCTGCTGGAGCAAGGCTATCGTCCGGTACTGTCGAAGGACGGAAGGACATTATTCCTGGCACAGACGCCGCGCACGCTTCAGGCTGGTTTGGCATTCAACTTCTAA
- a CDS encoding GWxTD domain-containing protein, which produces MTTARYLVLGTAFLSLAIYGGRTIQAQSSAPDGVTQTKPVEEKPDPLKRQPSDKEKLAQQKALRQELKGVYKKWLDEDVRWIITDQEMQAFKHLANDEERDTFIENFWLRRNPNPDSPDNEFRDEHYRRIAYANEHFAAGKPGWKTDRGHIYIAYGKPDSIESHPSGGNYERPMEEGGGNTSTYPFETWHYRYLQGIGDNIDIEFVDTCMCGDYHMTIDRSEKDALKYVPGAGATMYEQMGQADKKDRFTGGGLEQLGTGPMSTMNQSKQFDRLNTYAKLMAAPEIKFKDLESYMVSSKILSGPPFLFDVRTDYVKVTNDTVLVPVTLQIRNKDITFQNKDGVATGTVNILGRVSNLSHRPIQTFEDTVKVEVPSDLLARTQNNASVYWKSIPLRPGLYKVDIVIKDVNNPDHIGRWQRSVNVPKYDDDRLAASSLILADQMERVPSKDIGAGNFVIGNTRIRPRVSSGGSQPVTFHRNQMLNFWMQVYNLGIDEKSKKNDATIEYQVTNLANNQTLLQTQELTSKTNPNADQVTLERSMPLSSLEPGKYQITIKVDDGITKQQIAESAPFVVD; this is translated from the coding sequence ATGACCACGGCACGGTATCTTGTTCTAGGCACAGCATTCCTCTCGCTTGCAATCTACGGCGGCAGGACGATTCAGGCGCAGTCGAGCGCGCCGGACGGGGTGACCCAGACCAAGCCGGTCGAAGAGAAGCCTGATCCGTTAAAGCGTCAGCCGAGCGACAAAGAGAAGCTCGCTCAGCAGAAGGCCCTGCGGCAGGAGTTGAAGGGCGTCTACAAGAAATGGCTGGATGAGGACGTTCGCTGGATCATCACCGACCAGGAGATGCAGGCCTTCAAGCACCTGGCCAACGATGAAGAGCGCGATACCTTCATCGAGAACTTCTGGCTGCGCCGCAATCCGAACCCGGATTCACCGGACAACGAGTTCCGCGACGAGCACTATCGCCGTATCGCGTATGCCAACGAGCACTTTGCCGCAGGGAAGCCCGGATGGAAGACGGACCGCGGTCACATCTACATTGCCTATGGCAAGCCGGACTCGATCGAATCGCACCCGAGCGGCGGTAACTACGAGCGTCCGATGGAAGAGGGTGGCGGCAATACCTCCACATATCCCTTCGAGACATGGCATTATCGCTATCTGCAGGGAATCGGCGACAACATCGACATCGAGTTTGTCGATACCTGCATGTGCGGCGACTACCACATGACGATCGACCGCTCGGAGAAGGACGCCCTGAAGTACGTGCCTGGAGCCGGCGCGACGATGTACGAGCAGATGGGGCAGGCGGACAAGAAGGACCGCTTCACAGGAGGCGGCCTGGAGCAGTTGGGCACCGGCCCGATGTCGACGATGAATCAGTCGAAGCAGTTCGATCGCCTGAACACCTATGCCAAGCTGATGGCGGCGCCGGAGATCAAGTTCAAGGACCTGGAGAGCTACATGGTGAGCTCGAAGATCCTGAGCGGCCCCCCATTTCTGTTTGATGTGCGCACAGACTATGTGAAGGTGACGAACGACACTGTGCTGGTTCCGGTGACCCTGCAGATTCGCAATAAGGACATCACCTTCCAGAACAAAGATGGCGTGGCGACAGGGACCGTCAACATTCTTGGCCGGGTGTCGAACCTGAGCCACAGGCCGATCCAGACCTTCGAAGATACGGTCAAGGTCGAGGTGCCGAGCGACCTGCTGGCGCGTACGCAGAACAACGCTTCGGTGTACTGGAAGTCGATCCCGTTGCGTCCCGGCCTGTACAAGGTCGATATCGTGATCAAAGACGTGAATAATCCGGATCACATCGGACGCTGGCAGCGCAGCGTAAACGTTCCGAAGTATGACGACGACCGTTTGGCCGCCTCGTCGCTGATTCTGGCCGACCAGATGGAGCGAGTACCGTCGAAGGATATCGGTGCCGGAAACTTTGTCATTGGAAATACGAGGATTCGCCCTCGGGTGTCCTCCGGCGGATCACAGCCGGTTACCTTCCACAGGAACCAGATGTTGAACTTCTGGATGCAGGTGTATAACCTCGGTATCGATGAAAAGAGCAAGAAGAACGATGCCACGATCGAATACCAGGTGACGAATCTGGCGAACAACCAGACGCTTCTGCAAACGCAGGAGCTGACGTCGAAGACGAATCCGAATGCGGACCAGGTGACGCTGGAGCGGTCGATGCCGCTTTCCAGCCTGGAGCCGGGCAAGTATCAGATCACCATCAAGGTTGATGATGGGATCACCAAACAGCAGATCGCAGAATCTGCACCATTTGTTGTTGATTGA
- a CDS encoding efflux RND transporter periplasmic adaptor subunit produces MTTKKIVLIAVAVLVLAGIVIGSILHSQGSVTPVATGKVVRQDLVAVVSGTGQIKPKTYVNVGATAFGRITHLYVKEGDHVKAGQLVATVESEQPASAVQAQNATIAASKTDVQSYTAAERTAEANVEQAKADLEQKKFDFERAQGLYNEKLIAKQDYDAKKAAYDVSMATLQQRVAAVAQAKAQTESARGHVEQAVATLRGNNYSLGLTQSRAPFNALVTNVPVREGETVVVGIQNAEGSTLMTLADMSVITAEVKVDETDIVNVQLNQPVDVTVDALPGRVFKGHVTEVGDQALLRTTGLATSQSTTGTEEAKDFKVVVTLDQPSDDLKPGLSATAKITTAHQKDVMTIPIQALVQRDPAKEKAFAASNGKTPGAGAVATAGATPVSKPQTVQGVYILQNEKKKLRAVFVPVTTGVTGATEIEVTSGLKPGDEIVTGRYKILRSLKSGTLVKRDNTPESEADKSS; encoded by the coding sequence ATGACCACAAAAAAAATTGTCCTGATTGCAGTTGCTGTCCTTGTCCTCGCAGGCATCGTCATCGGCAGTATCCTCCATAGCCAGGGCTCCGTCACCCCCGTAGCCACCGGCAAGGTCGTCCGTCAGGACCTCGTCGCCGTCGTCAGCGGAACCGGCCAGATCAAGCCGAAGACCTACGTCAATGTGGGCGCCACCGCCTTCGGACGCATCACGCACCTGTATGTCAAGGAAGGCGACCATGTAAAGGCCGGCCAGCTCGTCGCTACCGTCGAGAGCGAACAGCCAGCTTCCGCCGTCCAGGCCCAGAATGCGACTATCGCGGCCTCGAAGACCGATGTACAGTCCTACACCGCGGCCGAACGCACCGCCGAAGCCAATGTCGAGCAGGCCAAAGCCGACCTCGAACAGAAGAAGTTTGACTTCGAGCGTGCTCAGGGGCTCTACAACGAGAAACTCATCGCCAAGCAGGATTACGATGCCAAAAAAGCAGCCTATGACGTTTCCATGGCGACTCTCCAGCAACGTGTCGCGGCTGTAGCCCAGGCTAAGGCGCAAACCGAATCCGCACGCGGGCATGTCGAGCAGGCCGTCGCCACATTGCGCGGCAATAACTACTCCCTGGGACTCACGCAGAGCCGCGCTCCATTCAATGCTCTCGTCACCAATGTCCCCGTACGCGAAGGGGAAACCGTCGTCGTCGGCATTCAGAACGCCGAGGGTTCCACGCTCATGACCCTTGCCGATATGAGCGTTATCACTGCGGAAGTGAAGGTGGACGAGACCGACATCGTCAACGTCCAGCTCAACCAACCGGTCGACGTCACTGTTGATGCCCTGCCCGGCCGTGTCTTCAAAGGACACGTAACCGAAGTAGGCGATCAGGCGCTCCTGCGCACCACCGGCCTTGCCACCAGCCAGTCCACGACCGGCACCGAAGAGGCTAAGGACTTCAAGGTCGTCGTGACCCTGGATCAGCCGTCCGACGATCTCAAACCCGGCCTCTCAGCGACTGCCAAGATCACGACGGCACACCAGAAAGACGTCATGACGATCCCTATCCAGGCGCTCGTTCAGCGTGATCCGGCTAAAGAAAAGGCCTTCGCTGCCAGCAACGGCAAGACTCCAGGTGCAGGGGCAGTTGCCACGGCAGGAGCCACGCCGGTCTCGAAGCCGCAGACGGTTCAGGGTGTCTACATCCTGCAGAATGAGAAGAAGAAGCTACGCGCCGTCTTTGTCCCCGTCACCACCGGGGTTACCGGGGCCACGGAGATCGAGGTCACCAGCGGCCTCAAGCCCGGAGACGAGATAGTCACCGGACGCTACAAGATACTTCGCTCTCTAAAGAGCGGTACTTTAGTCAAACGAGACAATACACCGGAGTCCGAGGCCGACAAGTCGTCCTGA
- a CDS encoding ABC transporter ATP-binding protein gives MSSEIAVETTPTVSNADGPRPGDVIVTDNLWKTYEMGDQEVHALRGVNLRIRHNEYVAIMGPSGSGKSTLMNLIGCLDSPSQGKYWLNGHDVSELNDDELARIRNKEIGFVFQTFNLLARATALHNVELPLIYNGTPASEREERAKAALESVNLGTRMLHKPNELSGGQRQRVAIARALINNPSIILADEPTGNLDSKTGDEIMALFDELHSKGNTIVLVTHEPDIAEYAHRVVTIRDGVIASDQVSGRIRNQ, from the coding sequence ATGTCTTCCGAGATCGCAGTCGAGACCACCCCTACAGTCAGCAACGCCGACGGCCCACGCCCCGGCGACGTCATCGTCACCGACAATCTCTGGAAGACCTACGAGATGGGCGACCAGGAAGTCCACGCCCTGCGCGGTGTCAATCTCCGTATCCGCCACAACGAGTACGTCGCCATCATGGGTCCTTCCGGCTCAGGAAAATCCACGCTGATGAACCTCATCGGCTGCCTTGACTCTCCTTCGCAGGGCAAGTACTGGCTCAACGGCCACGACGTCTCCGAGCTCAACGACGACGAGCTCGCCCGCATCCGCAATAAAGAGATCGGCTTCGTCTTCCAGACATTCAATCTGCTCGCTCGCGCCACGGCGCTGCACAACGTCGAGCTCCCCCTCATTTACAACGGCACGCCCGCCTCCGAGCGCGAGGAGCGCGCCAAAGCTGCCCTCGAGAGCGTCAACCTCGGCACCCGCATGCTGCACAAGCCCAACGAGCTCTCTGGCGGCCAGCGCCAGCGCGTCGCCATCGCACGTGCCCTCATCAATAACCCCTCCATCATCCTCGCCGACGAGCCTACTGGTAACCTCGATTCCAAGACCGGCGACGAGATCATGGCCCTCTTCGACGAGCTCCATTCCAAGGGCAACACCATTGTCCTCGTCACCCACGAACCCGATATCGCCGAATACGCCCACCGGGTCGTCACCATTCGCGACGGAGTCATCGCCAGCGATCAGGTATCGGGTCGTATCCGTAACCAATAG
- a CDS encoding amino acid permease, producing MSMLFARKPMDALMAEAHAEGEHTLERALGPFQLTALGVGAVIGAGIFVMAGLGAHYAGPGLMLSFILSGLGCGFAGLCYAEFAAMIPLAGSAYTYAYATLGELIAWIIGWDLTLEYAMGASTVSSGWSNNFVELLNVFHLKFPLWLAYDHWTGLRKATEEVAREMMASNFSSLVPGSQDYIKQMSNLIAAPTAEMTARAHQVLGAPVLFGHEIGINLPALIIAIIITTVLAIGIKESAKFNATIVVVKVVVVLFVIGLGAKYVHPGNWGSNWHEFAPFGFSGIGAAAAYIFFAYIGFDAVSTTAQEAKNPQRDLPIGMILSLLICTLLYIGVAAVLTGMVPWQSVNIEAPLARAFLDRELTWASDIIVVGALAGLTSVMLVMLLGQTRVLYAMASDGLLPKKFFAEVHPRFRTPFKNTFLVGILAGVVGSVTPIDDIGKMVNIGTLLAFVIVCISIMVLRKTDPDRARPFRTPLVPFVPIMGIVANGYLMIKLGWLNWARLIVWLAIGLVVYFTYSVKHSKVRARLQKSVGVKG from the coding sequence ATGTCGATGTTGTTTGCAAGAAAACCAATGGATGCGCTGATGGCCGAGGCCCATGCCGAAGGCGAGCACACGCTGGAGCGTGCGCTAGGTCCCTTCCAGCTGACGGCGCTGGGCGTGGGCGCCGTGATCGGTGCAGGCATCTTTGTCATGGCGGGTCTGGGTGCGCACTATGCCGGCCCCGGCCTGATGCTGTCGTTTATTCTGAGCGGACTGGGATGCGGATTTGCCGGGCTCTGCTATGCGGAGTTTGCTGCGATGATTCCACTGGCGGGTTCGGCATACACCTACGCCTATGCAACGCTGGGCGAGTTGATCGCGTGGATCATCGGCTGGGATCTGACGCTCGAGTATGCGATGGGCGCCAGTACCGTAAGCTCAGGCTGGTCAAACAACTTTGTTGAGCTGCTGAATGTCTTCCACCTGAAGTTTCCTCTGTGGCTGGCCTACGATCATTGGACCGGACTGCGAAAGGCGACGGAAGAGGTAGCGCGCGAGATGATGGCCTCGAATTTTTCGTCGCTCGTGCCAGGGTCTCAGGACTACATCAAGCAGATGAGCAACCTGATCGCCGCGCCAACCGCAGAGATGACGGCACGCGCACACCAGGTATTGGGCGCACCGGTGTTGTTTGGGCATGAGATCGGCATCAACCTTCCGGCGTTGATTATTGCGATCATCATCACGACGGTATTGGCAATCGGCATCAAGGAGTCCGCAAAGTTCAACGCCACCATTGTGGTGGTGAAGGTTGTTGTGGTGCTGTTCGTCATCGGCCTGGGGGCGAAGTATGTGCATCCCGGCAACTGGGGCTCAAATTGGCATGAGTTCGCCCCATTCGGATTCAGCGGCATTGGAGCAGCGGCTGCGTATATCTTCTTCGCGTATATCGGCTTCGATGCTGTTTCGACGACAGCGCAGGAGGCGAAGAATCCTCAGCGCGATCTGCCGATAGGCATGATTCTGTCGCTGTTGATCTGCACGCTGCTCTACATCGGTGTTGCGGCTGTGCTGACGGGCATGGTGCCGTGGCAGTCGGTGAATATTGAGGCCCCGCTGGCGAGGGCGTTCCTCGACCGCGAGCTGACCTGGGCGTCGGACATCATCGTGGTTGGCGCGCTGGCCGGACTGACGAGTGTGATGCTGGTGATGTTGCTGGGGCAGACACGCGTGCTGTATGCGATGGCCTCCGATGGCCTGCTGCCGAAGAAGTTTTTCGCGGAGGTCCATCCCCGGTTCCGCACGCCGTTCAAGAACACGTTCCTGGTGGGCATCCTTGCAGGTGTGGTCGGTTCAGTGACTCCGATCGACGATATCGGCAAGATGGTGAACATCGGAACGTTGCTTGCCTTCGTAATCGTCTGCATCTCGATCATGGTGCTGCGCAAAACTGACCCGGACCGCGCACGTCCGTTCCGGACACCGCTGGTTCCGTTTGTGCCGATCATGGGCATTGTGGCGAACGGCTACCTGATGATCAAGCTGGGCTGGCTGAACTGGGCACGGTTGATTGTGTGGCTGGCGATCGGACTGGTGGTGTACTTCACCTACAGCGTGAAGCACAGCAAAGTGCGGGCTCGATTGCAGAAGTCAGTTGGGGTGAAGGGATAG
- a CDS encoding APC family permease, whose amino-acid sequence MGLYSATAIVMGSMIGSGIFIVSAEMSRTLNSPALLIAAWLVTAVMTIIGALSYGELAAMMPKAGGQYVYLRESLGPLWGFLYGWTLFLVIQTGTVAAVGVAFGKFLGVFFPSVSGSHWLWHIGRVPAWHVGPMVLGTMDIGLNTANLTAIIIITLLTLLNTFGVKMGAAVQNVFTSAKVLALVAMVLVGVVVRDPVAIAANFGEGWKNFWAGAGWSTLHASQIGGTEYVGLLTIVAIVQVGSLFSSDAWNNVTFTAGEIRNPKRNLPLSLAIGTSVVLLLYVLCNFVYLSVLPLAGDPHAMTIVERGIQFAQEDRVATAVMERAFTGNGARLMAAAILISTFGCVNGMLLAGARVYYAMSRDGLFFKSVGKLSERSKTPVNSLWVQWAWTCLLCISGSYGQLLDYVIFAVLVFYILTIIGLFVLRRTRPDAARPYRAFGYPILPGLYIVMATWICLVLLRYKPQYTWPGLILVLLGVPVYLVWRRQDIAVGQDADPEITRT is encoded by the coding sequence ATGGGGCTTTATTCGGCGACGGCGATTGTGATGGGCTCGATGATTGGATCGGGCATCTTTATCGTTTCGGCGGAGATGTCGCGGACGCTCAACTCACCCGCACTGTTGATCGCAGCATGGCTGGTCACTGCAGTGATGACGATCATCGGCGCGCTAAGCTATGGCGAACTGGCTGCGATGATGCCGAAGGCAGGCGGCCAGTATGTCTATCTTCGCGAGTCGCTGGGGCCGCTTTGGGGATTTTTGTATGGATGGACGCTGTTTCTCGTCATCCAGACTGGAACGGTGGCTGCGGTCGGCGTGGCGTTCGGCAAGTTTCTGGGAGTCTTCTTTCCGTCGGTCAGCGGCAGTCATTGGCTGTGGCATATCGGGCGGGTTCCGGCATGGCATGTCGGGCCGATGGTGCTGGGCACTATGGACATCGGCCTGAATACGGCGAACCTTACCGCCATCATCATCATTACGCTGCTGACGCTGCTGAATACGTTCGGCGTGAAGATGGGGGCAGCTGTTCAGAACGTATTTACCTCGGCCAAGGTTCTGGCACTGGTGGCTATGGTGCTGGTCGGTGTCGTCGTGCGTGATCCGGTGGCGATTGCTGCGAACTTCGGTGAGGGATGGAAGAACTTCTGGGCTGGAGCGGGCTGGAGCACATTGCACGCTTCGCAGATTGGCGGCACGGAGTATGTGGGACTCCTGACGATTGTTGCGATCGTGCAGGTTGGTTCGCTGTTTAGTTCGGATGCCTGGAACAATGTGACGTTTACGGCGGGAGAGATTCGCAATCCGAAGCGCAATCTGCCGTTGTCGCTGGCGATTGGTACGAGCGTGGTGCTGCTGCTGTATGTGCTCTGCAATTTTGTTTATCTCAGCGTGCTCCCTCTGGCAGGCGATCCGCATGCAATGACGATCGTGGAGCGGGGAATCCAGTTTGCGCAGGAAGACCGTGTCGCAACGGCTGTCATGGAGCGCGCCTTCACGGGAAATGGCGCGAGGTTGATGGCTGCGGCCATTCTGATCTCAACCTTTGGCTGTGTGAATGGGATGCTGCTTGCGGGTGCGCGCGTTTATTACGCGATGAGCCGCGATGGATTGTTTTTCAAATCGGTAGGCAAACTGAGCGAGCGGTCGAAGACGCCGGTGAACTCGCTTTGGGTGCAGTGGGCATGGACCTGCCTGTTATGCATTTCGGGCAGCTACGGGCAACTGCTGGATTATGTGATCTTTGCCGTGCTTGTTTTCTATATTCTGACGATCATTGGCCTGTTTGTGCTGCGTCGGACCAGGCCGGATGCTGCGCGGCCTTACCGGGCCTTTGGCTATCCGATTCTGCCGGGGCTGTATATCGTCATGGCGACGTGGATTTGTCTTGTACTATTGCGTTACAAACCTCAATACACATGGCCGGGGCTGATCCTTGTTCTGCTCGGTGTTCCGGTGTATCTGGTGTGGAGGCGTCAGGATATTGCGGTTGGCCAGGACGCCGATCCGGAGATAACCAGGACGTAA